In the Variovorax sp. S12S4 genome, one interval contains:
- the carA gene encoding glutamine-hydrolyzing carbamoyl-phosphate synthase small subunit: protein MLLSLKGSFPPAILALADGTVFQGNSIGAAGSTTGEVVFNTSMTGYQEILTDPSYCQQIVTLTYPHIGNYGVNGEDIEADKIHAAGLIIKDLPLVASNFRKTATLNEYLVAGKTVAIANIDTRKLTRHLRTHGAQNGCILGLAAGEAVTQALIDKAIAAAKGAPNMAGLDLAKVVSVKQTYEWTETEWKLVNSNGKPGYGVQITPKFHVVAFDYGVKKNILRMIAQRGARITVVPAQTPAADVLKLKPDGIFLANGPGDPEPCDYAISAVKELIETGIPTFGICLGHQIMALASGAKTFKMKFGHHGANHPVKDLDNGRVSITSQNHGFAVDEKSLPANLRATHISLFDNTLQGLARTDRPAFCFQGHPEASPGPHDIGYLFDRFTALMEQARGEQARG, encoded by the coding sequence GTGCTTTTGTCTCTCAAGGGAAGTTTCCCGCCCGCCATCCTGGCGCTCGCAGACGGCACGGTCTTTCAAGGCAATTCGATCGGAGCCGCCGGCTCCACGACCGGTGAAGTGGTGTTCAACACCTCCATGACCGGTTACCAGGAAATCCTCACCGACCCGAGTTATTGCCAGCAGATCGTGACGCTCACGTATCCGCATATCGGCAACTACGGCGTCAACGGGGAAGACATCGAAGCCGACAAGATCCATGCCGCTGGCCTGATCATCAAAGACCTGCCGCTCGTCGCATCCAATTTCCGCAAGACCGCGACGCTGAACGAATACCTCGTGGCCGGCAAGACGGTGGCCATCGCGAACATCGACACCCGCAAGCTGACCCGCCACCTGCGCACCCATGGCGCGCAGAACGGCTGCATCCTCGGCCTGGCCGCGGGCGAAGCCGTGACGCAGGCGCTGATCGACAAGGCCATTGCCGCCGCCAAGGGCGCGCCCAACATGGCCGGGCTCGACCTGGCCAAGGTCGTGTCGGTGAAGCAGACCTACGAGTGGACCGAAACTGAGTGGAAGCTCGTGAACTCGAACGGCAAGCCGGGCTACGGCGTGCAGATCACGCCCAAGTTCCACGTGGTGGCGTTCGATTACGGCGTCAAGAAGAACATCCTGCGCATGATCGCGCAGCGCGGCGCCCGCATCACCGTGGTGCCGGCGCAAACGCCCGCCGCCGATGTGCTCAAGCTCAAACCCGACGGCATCTTCCTGGCCAACGGCCCGGGCGACCCGGAGCCTTGCGATTACGCCATCAGCGCGGTCAAGGAACTCATCGAGACCGGCATTCCGACCTTCGGCATCTGCCTGGGGCACCAGATCATGGCGCTGGCCTCGGGTGCGAAGACCTTCAAGATGAAGTTCGGCCACCACGGCGCGAACCATCCGGTGAAAGACCTGGACAACGGCCGCGTGAGCATCACCAGCCAGAACCATGGCTTCGCGGTCGACGAGAAGTCGCTGCCGGCCAACCTGCGCGCCACCCACATCAGCCTGTTCGACAACACGCTGCAGGGCCTTGCGCGCACCGACAGGCCGGCGTTCTGCTTCCAGGGCCACCCGGAGGCCTCGCCCGGCCCGCACGACATCGGCTACCTGTTCGACCGCTTCACCGCGCTCATGGAGCAGGCACGTGGAGAGCAGGCACGTGGCTGA
- a CDS encoding TrmH family RNA methyltransferase — protein MTTPSGASHISSRDNPLLKDLRKLAQDPGAYRKLGRVWLEGDHLCRAALARGIKPAIAVFSESFWPQCPAEWASVAIKTVVVDDDLLRGASGLESPAPMGFVLDLPERPALLPDAPSVVLDRLQDAGNAGSILRSAAAFGFRQVIALKGTAALWAPKVLRAGMGAHFGLRLIEGVEADALDELKVPLVATSSHRGEWLHEARLPHPCAWLMGHEGQGVSAALEARATHHIRIAQPGGEESLNVAAAAAICLHASGAAGLARVNS, from the coding sequence ATGACCACTCCATCGGGCGCGAGCCACATCAGCTCGCGCGACAACCCGCTGCTCAAGGACTTGCGCAAGCTGGCCCAGGACCCCGGTGCCTACCGCAAGCTCGGCCGCGTGTGGCTGGAGGGCGATCACCTCTGCCGCGCGGCGCTCGCCAGGGGCATCAAGCCCGCCATCGCCGTTTTTTCAGAATCGTTCTGGCCGCAGTGTCCTGCCGAATGGGCGAGTGTTGCTATAAAAACCGTAGTGGTCGACGACGATCTCTTGCGCGGGGCCAGCGGACTGGAGTCGCCCGCGCCCATGGGTTTCGTGCTCGATCTGCCTGAGCGGCCGGCGCTGCTGCCCGACGCGCCCAGCGTCGTGCTCGACCGCCTCCAGGACGCCGGTAATGCCGGTTCCATCCTGCGCAGCGCGGCGGCTTTCGGGTTCAGGCAGGTGATTGCGCTCAAGGGCACGGCCGCGTTGTGGGCGCCCAAGGTGCTGCGGGCAGGCATGGGCGCCCATTTCGGCCTGCGGTTGATCGAAGGCGTGGAAGCCGATGCGCTCGACGAGCTGAAGGTGCCGCTGGTGGCCACCAGCTCGCACCGGGGCGAATGGCTGCACGAGGCCAGGCTGCCGCATCCCTGCGCCTGGCTCATGGGGCACGAGGGGCAGGGCGTTTCCGCGGCGCTGGAAGCCCGGGCAACGCACCACATCCGCATTGCGCAGCCCGGCGGCGAGGAATCGCTGAACGTGGCTGCCGCGGCCGCCATCTGCCTGCACGCGAGCGGCGCGGCCGGCCTTGCGCGGGTGAATTCCTGA
- the lpxA gene encoding acyl-ACP--UDP-N-acetylglucosamine O-acyltransferase translates to MTQVHPTALIDPKAELDASVSVGPYTIIGPHVRVGAGTTIGAHCVIEGRTTIGRDNRIFQFSSLGAVPQDKKYAGEPTELVIGDRNVIREFCTFNLGVPGAGGITRVGNDNWIMAYTHIAHDCRVDDHTTLANNTTLAGHVHLADWVTIGGLTGIHQFVSIGAHAMVGFASAVSQDVPPFMLVDGNPLAVRGFNVVGLRRRDFSAPRLAAVKQMHRLLYRQGKTLEEARAGINALAAETPEAAEDVALMERFLFNSTRGIARWK, encoded by the coding sequence ATGACGCAGGTTCATCCGACAGCGCTCATCGATCCGAAGGCAGAACTCGACGCCTCGGTTTCGGTCGGGCCGTACACCATCATCGGCCCTCATGTGCGGGTTGGCGCCGGGACGACCATCGGCGCGCATTGCGTGATCGAGGGCCGCACCACCATCGGCCGCGACAACCGGATCTTCCAGTTTTCTTCGCTGGGCGCCGTGCCGCAGGACAAGAAATACGCCGGCGAGCCGACCGAGCTGGTCATTGGCGACCGCAACGTCATTCGCGAGTTCTGCACCTTCAACCTCGGCGTGCCGGGGGCGGGCGGCATCACGCGCGTGGGCAACGACAACTGGATCATGGCGTACACGCACATCGCGCACGACTGCCGTGTCGATGACCACACCACCTTGGCCAACAACACCACATTGGCCGGCCACGTGCATCTGGCCGACTGGGTCACGATCGGCGGGCTGACGGGCATTCACCAGTTCGTTTCGATCGGCGCGCACGCCATGGTGGGTTTTGCCAGTGCCGTGTCGCAGGACGTGCCTCCCTTCATGCTGGTCGACGGCAACCCGCTGGCTGTGCGCGGCTTCAACGTCGTGGGTCTGCGCCGGCGCGATTTTTCGGCACCCCGCCTTGCGGCGGTGAAGCAGATGCATCGCCTGCTGTACCGTCAGGGCAAGACGCTCGAAGAAGCGCGCGCCGGCATCAACGCCTTGGCGGCCGAAACCCCTGAAGCGGCCGAGGACGTGGCGCTGATGGAGCGTTTTCTCTTCAACTCGACGCGCGGCATCGCGCGCTGGAAGTAG
- the fabZ gene encoding 3-hydroxyacyl-ACP dehydratase FabZ, with protein MTTTLDIHQILKLLPHRYPFLLVDRVLDMEKGKRITALKNVTMNEPFFNGHFPHRPVMPGVLMLEAMAQAAALLSFHSLDIVPDDNTVYYFAAIDGARFKRPVEPGDQLTLEVEIERMKAGISKFKGRALVGAELACEATLMCAMRQIN; from the coding sequence ATGACGACGACGCTCGATATCCATCAAATCCTCAAGCTGCTGCCCCACCGTTACCCGTTCCTGCTGGTGGATCGCGTGCTGGACATGGAAAAGGGCAAGCGCATCACGGCGCTCAAGAACGTGACGATGAACGAGCCGTTCTTCAACGGCCACTTTCCCCACCGCCCGGTGATGCCGGGCGTGCTGATGCTCGAAGCCATGGCGCAGGCGGCGGCGCTGCTGTCGTTCCATTCGCTGGACATCGTGCCCGACGACAACACGGTCTACTACTTTGCAGCCATCGACGGTGCGCGCTTCAAGCGCCCCGTGGAGCCGGGCGACCAGCTCACGCTCGAAGTCGAGATCGAGCGCATGAAGGCCGGCATTTCCAAGTTCAAGGGCCGTGCCCTGGTGGGCGCCGAGCTCGCCTGCGAGGCCACGCTCATGTGCGCCATGCGCCAGATCAACTGA
- the lpxD gene encoding UDP-3-O-(3-hydroxymyristoyl)glucosamine N-acyltransferase, producing MALQLGAIVDALGGELHGDAALSIERLAPLQNAQPDALSFLSHPKYQQELAASKAACVIVSPAMREAAAARGAFIVAADPYLYFARLTQLWKAHHARPEADRIHPSAVIHPEAHVDPTARIGALCVLERGARIGAGTVLKSRVTISEDCVVGERCLLHPGVVIGADGFGLAPHKGEWVKIEQLGAVRIGNDVEIGANTCIDRGALDDTVIEDGVKLDNLIQIGHNVRVGKHTAMAGCVGVAGSATIGAHCTFGGGAIVLGHLTVADGVHVSAATVVTRSIHKAGQYTGMFPIDDNASWEKNAATLKQLHSLRERLKALEKAPQKK from the coding sequence GTGGCATTGCAGCTCGGAGCCATTGTTGACGCCCTCGGGGGCGAGCTCCACGGGGACGCCGCGCTCTCCATCGAGCGGCTTGCGCCGCTTCAGAATGCTCAGCCCGATGCGCTCAGTTTCCTGAGCCATCCCAAATACCAGCAGGAATTGGCGGCATCCAAGGCCGCCTGCGTGATCGTTTCGCCGGCCATGCGCGAGGCGGCAGCGGCGCGCGGAGCGTTCATCGTCGCGGCCGATCCGTACCTCTACTTTGCGCGGCTCACCCAACTCTGGAAGGCGCACCATGCGCGCCCCGAAGCCGATCGCATCCATCCCTCCGCGGTCATCCACCCCGAAGCCCATGTGGACCCGACAGCGCGCATCGGCGCCTTGTGCGTGCTGGAGCGGGGTGCACGCATCGGAGCCGGCACGGTGCTGAAGTCGCGCGTGACCATCAGCGAAGACTGCGTGGTCGGCGAGCGCTGCCTGCTGCATCCCGGCGTGGTGATCGGCGCCGACGGCTTTGGCCTGGCGCCGCACAAGGGAGAGTGGGTCAAGATCGAGCAGTTGGGCGCAGTGCGCATCGGCAACGACGTCGAGATCGGGGCCAACACCTGCATCGACCGCGGCGCGCTCGACGACACCGTCATCGAAGACGGCGTGAAGCTCGACAACCTCATCCAGATCGGCCACAACGTGCGCGTGGGCAAGCACACGGCCATGGCGGGCTGCGTCGGCGTGGCGGGCAGTGCCACCATCGGCGCGCACTGCACTTTCGGCGGTGGTGCCATCGTGCTGGGTCACCTGACCGTTGCCGATGGCGTGCACGTTTCGGCGGCCACGGTGGTCACACGCTCGATCCACAAGGCCGGCCAGTACACCGGCATGTTCCCCATCGACGACAATGCGAGCTGGGAAAAAAATGCTGCAACGCTCAAGCAGTTGCACAGCCTGCGCGAACGACTGAAGGCGCTGGAGAAGGCACCCCAGAAAAAATGA
- a CDS encoding OmpH family outer membrane protein codes for MTHLIRAAAGALLIPVFALVAAPAAKAQETFRIGFVNPDRVLREAQPAKAAQAKLESEFLKREKDLTTQGEALKSASERFEREAPTLSESQRTARQRALVDQDRDFQRRRREFQEDLNARKNEELQQVYERANRVVKQVAEAEKYDAILQEAIYINPKHDITDKVIKALNASTTSSAPAGGK; via the coding sequence ATGACGCATTTGATCCGCGCCGCAGCTGGCGCGTTGTTGATCCCCGTTTTTGCGCTGGTTGCCGCGCCTGCTGCGAAGGCGCAGGAGACTTTTCGCATCGGATTCGTGAATCCGGACCGCGTGCTGCGCGAAGCCCAGCCGGCCAAGGCTGCGCAAGCCAAGCTCGAGTCCGAGTTCCTCAAGCGCGAGAAAGACCTCACGACGCAGGGCGAGGCTTTGAAGTCGGCCTCCGAAAGGTTCGAGCGCGAGGCGCCTACCTTGTCGGAAAGCCAGCGTACGGCACGCCAGCGCGCGTTGGTCGACCAGGACCGTGATTTCCAGCGCCGCCGCCGCGAGTTCCAGGAAGACCTCAATGCGCGCAAGAACGAAGAGCTCCAGCAGGTCTACGAGCGTGCCAACCGCGTGGTGAAGCAGGTGGCCGAGGCTGAAAAGTACGACGCCATCCTGCAGGAGGCGATCTACATCAATCCGAAGCACGACATCACGGACAAGGTGATCAAGGCGCTGAACGCCTCGACCACTTCTTCCGCGCCTGCGGGCGGCAAATAA
- the bamA gene encoding outer membrane protein assembly factor BamA: MNTNFSRFRLRSVAAVVASALAATAAWAVEPFTVRDIRVEGLQRVEPGTIFASLPLRVGDTYSDERGSAAIRALFDLGLFKDVRIDVNGNVLVVIVEERPTIADVDFVGTKEFDKAALQKALREVGLTDGRPYDKALADRAEQELKRQYVSRSLYNAQVVTTVTPIERNRVNLTFTVIEGDSARIREVRVVGNKAFSESTLLSLFDQDSGGFMSWYTKSNQYSRTKLNADLETLRSYYITRGYLEFRIDSTQVAISPDRQDLTVTVNITEGEKFVVAGVKLDGNYLGRDEEFKSLVTIKPGEPYNGEQVTETTKAFTDYFGTFGYAFARVQARPEIDRVNNRVTLTLQAEPSRRVYVRRVAVGGNAKTRDEVIRREFRQFEASWYDGDKIKISRDRVDRLGFFTEVNVETQEIPGSPDQVDLVVNVAEKPTGSLQLGAGYSSAEKVALTFGISQENVFGSGNFLGLQVNTSKYNRTLSLTTTDPYFTQDGISRTVSVYHTTTRPYNYSVDGDYKLVNQGASIRFGVPFSEVDTVFFGIGLERYAFDAQSSFALLTPKSYRDYFQCKVDASNIFITGCDQDSVWGVPLTIGWGRDNRDSALIPTSGRLQRANLELGVGGDMKYLKTSYQYQQFFPINKQYTFAINGEVGYAKAYGGKVYPIFKNFYAGGLGSIRGFEQNSLGPRDAPIAVLGQTEGAALGGTKKAIFNAELSTPFPGAGNDRTLRLYGFFDVGNVFGSRAEGLTDAQYKAQKKLRASVGLGVSWISPLGPLRLAYAFPIRSQKEVVDPATGFVTIPKDRIQRLQFQIGTSF; the protein is encoded by the coding sequence ATGAACACAAACTTCAGTCGCTTTCGCCTGCGTAGCGTTGCCGCGGTAGTGGCCAGCGCCCTGGCGGCCACCGCAGCCTGGGCCGTCGAGCCTTTCACGGTGCGCGACATTCGCGTCGAAGGCTTGCAACGCGTGGAGCCCGGCACGATCTTCGCGTCGCTGCCGCTGCGTGTGGGCGATACCTACAGCGATGAACGCGGATCGGCCGCCATCCGCGCGCTGTTCGACCTGGGTTTGTTCAAGGACGTGCGCATCGACGTCAACGGCAACGTGCTGGTGGTGATCGTCGAAGAGCGGCCCACCATCGCTGACGTCGATTTCGTCGGCACCAAGGAATTCGACAAGGCCGCGCTCCAGAAGGCGCTGCGCGAAGTCGGCCTGACCGACGGCCGGCCCTACGACAAGGCCCTGGCCGACCGTGCCGAGCAGGAGCTCAAGCGCCAGTACGTGAGCCGCAGCCTCTACAACGCGCAGGTCGTGACCACGGTCACGCCCATCGAGCGCAACCGCGTCAACCTCACGTTCACCGTGATCGAGGGCGATTCGGCCCGCATCCGCGAAGTGCGCGTGGTCGGCAACAAGGCCTTCAGCGAATCGACGCTGCTGAGCCTGTTCGACCAGGACAGCGGCGGCTTCATGAGCTGGTACACCAAGTCGAACCAGTACTCGCGCACCAAGCTGAACGCCGACCTGGAAACGCTCCGCTCGTACTACATCACCCGCGGCTACCTCGAGTTCCGCATCGATTCGACCCAGGTGGCCATTTCGCCCGACCGGCAGGACCTGACGGTGACGGTGAACATCACCGAAGGTGAAAAATTCGTGGTGGCCGGCGTCAAACTCGACGGCAACTACCTCGGCCGCGACGAAGAGTTCAAGTCGCTCGTGACCATCAAGCCCGGCGAGCCGTACAACGGCGAGCAGGTCACCGAAACCACCAAGGCCTTCACCGACTATTTCGGCACCTTCGGCTACGCGTTTGCGCGCGTCCAGGCCCGTCCTGAAATCGACCGCGTCAACAACCGCGTGACGCTGACGCTGCAAGCTGAACCGTCGCGCCGCGTTTATGTGCGCCGCGTGGCCGTGGGCGGCAACGCCAAGACGCGCGACGAAGTGATCCGGCGCGAGTTCCGCCAGTTCGAAGCTTCGTGGTACGACGGCGACAAGATCAAGATCTCGCGCGACCGCGTGGACCGCCTCGGCTTCTTCACCGAAGTGAACGTCGAAACCCAGGAAATCCCGGGTTCGCCCGACCAGGTCGACCTGGTCGTGAACGTGGCGGAAAAGCCCACGGGTAGCCTGCAGCTCGGCGCCGGCTACTCCAGCGCCGAGAAGGTGGCCCTCACCTTCGGTATCTCGCAGGAGAACGTGTTCGGTTCGGGCAACTTCCTCGGCTTGCAGGTCAACACCAGCAAGTACAACCGCACGCTTTCGCTGACCACCACCGACCCGTACTTCACGCAGGACGGCATCTCGCGCACGGTGAGCGTCTATCACACCACGACGCGGCCGTACAACTACTCGGTCGACGGCGACTACAAGCTGGTCAACCAGGGCGCTTCGATCCGCTTTGGCGTGCCGTTCAGCGAAGTCGACACGGTCTTCTTCGGTATCGGGCTTGAGCGTTACGCTTTTGACGCGCAGAGCTCGTTTGCCCTCCTGACGCCGAAGTCGTACCGCGACTACTTCCAGTGCAAGGTGGATGCCTCCAACATCTTTATCACGGGATGCGATCAGGACAGCGTGTGGGGCGTGCCATTGACCATCGGCTGGGGCCGCGACAACCGCGACAGCGCGCTGATTCCGACGAGCGGCCGCCTGCAGCGCGCCAACCTCGAACTGGGTGTCGGTGGCGACATGAAGTACCTCAAGACGAGCTACCAGTACCAGCAGTTCTTCCCAATCAACAAGCAGTACACCTTCGCAATCAACGGCGAAGTCGGCTACGCAAAAGCCTACGGCGGCAAGGTCTACCCGATCTTCAAGAATTTCTACGCTGGTGGCCTCGGCTCGATCCGCGGCTTCGAGCAGAACTCGCTTGGCCCGCGCGACGCACCGATTGCTGTTCTCGGCCAGACCGAAGGCGCCGCCCTGGGCGGCACCAAGAAGGCGATCTTCAATGCCGAGCTCAGCACGCCGTTCCCCGGCGCCGGCAACGACCGCACTCTGCGCCTGTACGGCTTCTTCGACGTCGGCAATGTGTTCGGCTCGCGGGCCGAAGGCCTGACCGACGCCCAGTACAAGGCCCAGAAGAAGCTGCGCGCCTCCGTCGGCCTCGGCGTCAGCTGGATTTCGCCGCTCGGGCCGCTGCGCCTGGCCTACGCCTTCCCCATCAGGTCCCAGAAGGAAGTGGTGGATCCGGCGACCGGCTTCGTCACGATCCCGAAGGATAGAATTCAGCGCTTGCAATTCCAGATCGGAACTTCTTTCTAA
- the rseP gene encoding RIP metalloprotease RseP, translating into MLTVIAFVVAIGVLIAVHEYGHYRVAVACGVKVLRFSVGFGKTLYRWQPKRQHPGQSTEFVIGAFPLGGYVKMLDEREGPVAPEERHRAFNTQPLRARAAIVAAGPIANLLLAVVLYTAVNWIGVDEPVAKLARPVAASLAEAAGLRGGEHITRAGFDGDLEPVQSFEDLRWRMTRGALDGQDLTLEIAGEGGRPERQIVLPLSRMQAKDADPQMFRKIGVLAPLTRPEIGEVMAGSTAERAGLHNGDLVRAIGNTPIVDGQQLRELIRTSIDGDQPRVQTWQVQRGGQLVELEVRPELREEAGVKVGRIGAYVGAPPEMVTVRQGPVDGVWRGIVRTWEVSALTVRMMGKMVIGEASLKNLSGPLTIADYAGKSASLGLTQYLVFLALISVSLGVLNLMPLPVLDGGHLMYYLWEGLTGKSVSDAWMERLQRGGVALLLVMMSVALFNDVTRLFG; encoded by the coding sequence ATGCTCACTGTCATAGCCTTTGTGGTTGCCATCGGCGTGCTGATTGCCGTGCACGAATACGGCCACTATCGCGTCGCCGTCGCTTGCGGCGTCAAGGTGCTGCGGTTCTCGGTCGGCTTCGGCAAGACGCTGTACCGTTGGCAGCCCAAGCGCCAGCATCCCGGCCAGTCGACCGAATTCGTCATCGGCGCATTCCCCCTTGGCGGCTACGTCAAGATGCTCGATGAGCGCGAAGGGCCGGTAGCACCCGAAGAACGGCACCGCGCCTTCAACACCCAGCCGCTGCGTGCGCGCGCGGCCATCGTCGCCGCCGGGCCCATCGCCAACCTGCTGCTCGCGGTGGTGCTCTATACAGCCGTCAACTGGATCGGCGTGGATGAGCCCGTCGCCAAGCTGGCCCGCCCCGTTGCGGCCTCGCTCGCGGAAGCCGCAGGCTTGCGCGGCGGTGAGCACATCACGCGCGCCGGCTTCGACGGCGACCTGGAGCCGGTGCAGTCGTTCGAAGACCTTCGCTGGCGCATGACGCGCGGCGCCCTCGACGGCCAGGACCTGACGCTTGAAATCGCAGGCGAGGGCGGCCGGCCCGAACGCCAGATCGTGCTGCCGCTGAGCCGCATGCAGGCCAAGGACGCCGACCCGCAGATGTTCCGCAAGATCGGCGTGCTCGCTCCGCTCACGCGTCCCGAGATCGGTGAGGTCATGGCGGGCAGCACCGCAGAACGCGCCGGCCTGCATAACGGCGATCTGGTCCGGGCCATCGGCAACACGCCCATCGTCGACGGTCAGCAATTGCGCGAGTTGATCCGGACTTCGATCGACGGCGATCAGCCGCGCGTTCAAACCTGGCAGGTGCAGCGCGGCGGCCAGCTGGTCGAGCTCGAAGTCAGGCCGGAGCTGCGTGAAGAGGCGGGCGTGAAGGTCGGCCGGATCGGCGCCTACGTGGGCGCGCCGCCCGAAATGGTCACGGTCCGGCAGGGCCCCGTCGATGGTGTCTGGCGCGGCATTGTGCGCACCTGGGAGGTCTCGGCGCTCACCGTCCGCATGATGGGCAAGATGGTCATCGGCGAAGCTTCGCTCAAGAACTTGAGCGGGCCGCTCACGATCGCCGACTATGCCGGCAAGTCCGCAAGCCTCGGGCTGACCCAGTACCTGGTGTTCCTTGCGCTGATCAGCGTGAGCCTGGGTGTGCTCAATCTCATGCCGCTGCCGGTCCTCGATGGGGGACACCTGATGTATTATCTTTGGGAGGGCCTGACCGGCAAGAGCGTCTCTGACGCTTGGATGGAACGGCTTCAGCGCGGCGGTGTCGCTTTGCTGCTGGTCATGATGTCGGTCGCACTTTTCAACGACGTCACGCGGCTCTTTGGTTAA